TCGTCGACCGAGATCTTCAGCTGGGGAAGCGGACGCTTCGCAGGGCCGAAGATAACGTTGCAGTCATTTGCCATGTCGAAAGTCGACTGGTGGCAGGGGCACAACATGTGGTGTGTCGTGTGCTCGTACAGTCCGACAGGACATCCGACGTGGGTGCAGATCCCGGAATAGGCGACCACACCCTGGATGCCCCAGTCCTTTTCTTTCTGGTTCTTGATCGTCTCTTCGCGCATGCTCACCAGGATCACTGCGGCTTTGACTTCCGCATCCTGCACATTGGGCACCTTGTCGATGCCCTCAGGAAGAATGTGGAAGACGCTACCTATGGTGAGGTCCGAAAGCTTGATGGGCGTGAGCTCAGGATCGAGTAGGAGACGTCGTTTGCGACCGTTGATCCCTTTGTCCCACAGCGTGGTGCTCAGATCATTGTGTGGAAGCGGTCCCAGGGAGCCGACGAGCTGTAGCCCGAGCGGAACAGCGAAGAGACCCAGGGCACCGCCGAGGGAGTACTTGATCAGCGGGCGACGGGTCAGTTGCGACGACTCGGCGCTGTCCGTCAGGTGTTTGACCGTGCCGGCCCGGTCTTCATCCGAAGACCGCAAGGTGTGGCGTTCTTCGGTGACCTCCGTGTCGGACATCAGGGTCTTCGCCCAGTGCACGGTGCCCAGGCCAATGCACAGAAGTGACAGACCGAGAGAGACGCCCAGCCCCACGTTCAATGCTTTGGTGGATCCGATGAGCGGGAGGGTCACGACCTGTGAACTGTCGATCACGATGTAGGCGACGACAAAGAGCAGGGTCGCGATCATCGAGATCCCGAACAGCGTTGCCACCTGCCGTTCATAGCGCCTGGCGGCTACCGGGTCGTCGTCTCCCATCCGGTGTACGTGTTCCGGAATTCCTGGGTTTTCGAACCGTGCCGGCAGTGCGTCGTGCTCGCCACCTACGTTGGCAACGGCCTTACCGGTGGCCGGTTCTTCACGAGCGTCGTTGTCGTGACTGGAAGAAATCTCTGACATCAGGCTGCCTTCCGTCCGAGCCAGACCGCAGCGCCGATCATGAGACCGATGCCGATGGTCCAGGCGAACAATCCTTCGGTGACCGGGCCGAGATTGCCCAGGTCGTTACCACCCTGGCTCGGTGCGGTCTTGACGTTGTGGAGATACGCGATGATGTCTTTCTTGCTCTGCGGGGACAGGTTCTGGTCGTTGAAGATCGGCATCGACTGCGGACCTGACAGCATTGCTTCGTAGACCTGGCGACCGCTTGCAGGCATGACACTCGGCGCGTACTTGCCCCGGGTCAGGGCGCCACCGGCGCCGCTCACGTTGTGGCACATGGCGCAGTTGACCCGGAACAGTTCACCACCCTTGGCAATATTTCCTCCGAGGCTCGTGTACTCACTGGGAGGGATGCCGGGGCCGGGGCCCAGGGAAGCCACATAAGCCGCCAGTTGGGAGATTTCTTCCTTGGTGAACTGGACGTTCGGGTTGCGCTCGGCCTGTACGGCCGGATTGGCCAACGGCATCCGCCCACTGCTGACCTGGAAGTCGACGGCGGCTGCACCGACCCCGACGAGCGAGGGGTTGTTCGCGCGGCCATTGCCGTCCTGGCCGTGACACGTTGCGCAGTTGGCGAGGAAGATCTGCTTGCCGGCCGCGGCCTGCGTGGTGGATCCCTCCGCGGCACTGGCGTTCGTCGGTGCGAAGAGTGCATAGAGGCCGCCGGTGACGACCAGACCGAAGAGGAGTACCAGCACGAGCGATGCTGGGTGCCTACGGTGTGCTGCGAGCGAACTCACGGTGCGTAGTTCCTGTCGTCGAAGGAGGCGGCCGGGGTCCCGACTGTCGGATGCGTCATTTGAGGAGGTAGATCGTCGCGAACAGGGCTACCCAGACGACGTCAACAAAGTGCCAGTAGTAAGACGTGACAATGGCGCCGGTCGCTTGGTGGTGGGTGTACTTCTTGCTGGTGAAGGTGCGCCCGATGATCAGCAGGAACGCGATCAGACCGCCAGTCACGTGCAAGCCGTGGAAGCCGGTGGTGAGGTAGAACATCGAGCCGTAGGAGTCGGAGTTGAGGCTGATGCCGTCGCCGAACATGTTCGAATATTCCAACACCTGACCGCTGACGAAGATCGCCCCGAAGATGTAGGTCAGGACGTACCACTCCCGCATGCCCCACTTCTTGAACTGGAGCAGGGTTCCCGTGCGTGCGGGGATTCCCTCTTCCGCCTTGAAGACGCCCAACTGGCACCACAACGACGACACCACCAGAACGGTGGTGTTGGCCGCGGCGTACGGCACGTCCAGGTGCGACGTGCGGTCCGCCCACAGAGGGCTGGCGACAGCGCGAATGGTGAAGTACATGGCGAAGAGTCCAGCGAAGAACATCAGCTCACTAGAGAGCCACACCATCGTTCCGACGGCGGTCATGTTGGGGCGAGTGACGGGTCCGTGACCTGCCGGAAGCCCTTGTTCGCTGGTCGTCGCAGTCGTTGTTGTGGCCAC
This portion of the Dermatophilaceae bacterium Sec6.4 genome encodes:
- a CDS encoding Rieske 2Fe-2S domain-containing protein produces the protein MSEISSSHDNDAREEPATGKAVANVGGEHDALPARFENPGIPEHVHRMGDDDPVAARRYERQVATLFGISMIATLLFVVAYIVIDSSQVVTLPLIGSTKALNVGLGVSLGLSLLCIGLGTVHWAKTLMSDTEVTEERHTLRSSDEDRAGTVKHLTDSAESSQLTRRPLIKYSLGGALGLFAVPLGLQLVGSLGPLPHNDLSTTLWDKGINGRKRRLLLDPELTPIKLSDLTIGSVFHILPEGIDKVPNVQDAEVKAAVILVSMREETIKNQKEKDWGIQGVVAYSGICTHVGCPVGLYEHTTHHMLCPCHQSTFDMANDCNVIFGPAKRPLPQLKISVDDEGYIVADQGFQEPVGPSFWERA
- a CDS encoding cytochrome c, with the protein product MSSLAAHRRHPASLVLVLLFGLVVTGGLYALFAPTNASAAEGSTTQAAAGKQIFLANCATCHGQDGNGRANNPSLVGVGAAAVDFQVSSGRMPLANPAVQAERNPNVQFTKEEISQLAAYVASLGPGPGIPPSEYTSLGGNIAKGGELFRVNCAMCHNVSGAGGALTRGKYAPSVMPASGRQVYEAMLSGPQSMPIFNDQNLSPQSKKDIIAYLHNVKTAPSQGGNDLGNLGPVTEGLFAWTIGIGLMIGAAVWLGRKAA
- a CDS encoding heme-copper oxidase subunit III produces the protein MTAVGTMVWLSSELMFFAGLFAMYFTIRAVASPLWADRTSHLDVPYAAANTTVLVVSSLWCQLGVFKAEEGIPARTGTLLQFKKWGMREWYVLTYIFGAIFVSGQVLEYSNMFGDGISLNSDSYGSMFYLTTGFHGLHVTGGLIAFLLIIGRTFTSKKYTHHQATGAIVTSYYWHFVDVVWVALFATIYLLK